A single window of Leishmania panamensis strain MHOM/PA/94/PSC-1 chromosome 35 sequence DNA harbors:
- a CDS encoding transitional endoplasmic reticulum ATPase, putative (TriTrypDB/GeneDB-style sysID: LpmP.35.1380), with protein MSVPPEMRNSKVKLNKLIVEEPYNDDNSVVSMNPKRMEDLNIFRGDTVLVKGKKHRSTVCIAMEDEECPPEKIKINKVARRNIRIHLGDTIRIFSCKDVPYGNRIHVLPIDDTVENLSGDLFENFLKPYFLESYRPVKKGDSFVCRGAMRSVEFKVVEVDPGEYCIVSPDTIIHSEGDPIHREDEEALDGVGYDDIGGCRKQLNQIREMVELPIRHPELFKNIGIKPPRGILLYGPPGSGKTLIARAVANETGAFFFLINGPEIMSKMAGESESNLRKAFEEAERNAPAIIFIDEIDSIAPKREKAQGEVEKRIVSQLLTLMDGMKSRSQVIVMAATNRQNTIDPALRRFGRFDRELDIGVPDEIGRLEIIRIHTKNMKLAEDIDLEKVAKDSHGFVGADLAQLCTEAAMQCIREKLSVIDWEDDTIDAEVMNAMCVTQEHFREAMAKTNPSALRETQVETPNVVWEDVGGLLDVKRELQELVQYPVEYPWKFEKYGMSPPKGVLFYGPPGCGKTLLAKAIATECQANFISIKGPELLTMWFGESEANVRDVFDKARAAAPCVLFFDELDSVARSRGGHGDGGASDRVINQILTEMDGMNVKKNVFIIGATNRPDVLDPAIMRPGRLDQLIYIPLPDKASRVAIIKASFRKSPLASDVDVDQIAAATHGFSGADLSGICQRACKMAIRESINKEIQLEELKKSGQLDENANIDPVPEITRVHVEEAMRGARRSVSEADIRRYDMFKTSLQQSRVFGGSNLTPAEAVAPAGGRAPQPVADDDDLYS; from the coding sequence ATGAGCGTCCCTCCCGAGATGAGAAACTCGAAGGTGAAGCTAAACAAGCTCATCGTCGAAGAGCCGTACAACGATGACAACAGTGTTGTGTCGATGAATCCAAAGCGAATGGAGGACCTCAACATCTTCCGTGGTGACACCGTTCTCGTCAAGGGCAAgaagcaccgcagcaccgtctgcaTCGCGATGGAGGACGAAGAGTGCCCGCCAGAGAAGATCAAGATAAACAAGGTCGCGCGCCGCAACATTCGAATTCACCTCGGCGACACCATTCGCATCTTTTCCTGCAAAGATGTTCCGTACGGCAACCGCATTCACGTGTTACCCATCGACGACACGGTGGAGAATCTCTCGGGTGACTTATTCGAGAACTTCTTGAAGCCCTACTTTCTGGAGTCGTATCGGCCCGTCAAGAAAGGCGACTCCTTTGTTTGCCGTGGTGCCATGCGCTCTGTGGAATTCAAGGTAGTGGAGGTGGACCCGGGTGAATACTGCATCGTGTCGCCAGACACGATCATTCACTCCGAGGGCGATCCGATTCATcgagaggacgaggaggcgcttgATGGAGTGGGCTACGACGATATCGGCGGTTGCCGCAAACAACTCAATCAGATCCGCGAGATGGTCGAGCTCCCCATTCGCCATCCGGAACTGTTCAAAAACATCGGCATCAAGCCTCCCCGTGGTATCCTGCTTTACGGCCCTCCAGGGAGCGGCAAGACGCTCATCGCGCGTGCTGTCGCAAACGAGACGggcgctttcttctttctcaTCAACGGCCCTGAGATTATGAGCAAGATGGCTGGCGAATCGGAGAGTAACCTGCGCAAGGCCTTTGAGGAGGCCGAGAGGAACGCGCCGGCGATCATCTTTATTGACGAAATTGACTCCATCGCCCCGAAGCGCGAGAAGGCGCAGggcgaggtggagaagcgCATCGTCTCGCAACTCCTAACGTTAATGGATGGCATGAAGTCGCGTTCGCAGGTGATCGTGATGGCGGCGACGAACCGCCAGAACACTATCGATCCAGCGTTGCGCCGCTTTGGCCGCTTCGACCGAGAGCTCGACATTGGGGTGCCAGATGAGATTGGCCGCCTAGAGATCATTCGCATCCACACAAAGAACATGAAGCTGGCCGAGGATATTGATCTGGAGAAGGTGGCGAAGGACTCGCACGGCTTTGTCGGCGCCGATTTGGCGCAGTTGTGCACGGAGGCTGCCATGCAGTGCATTCGTGAGAAGCTCTCTGTTATTGACTGGGAGGATGACACCATCGATGCCGAGGTGATGAACGCGATGTGTGTAACACAGGAGCACTTTCGCGAGGCTATGGCGAAGACAAACCCGTCCGCGCTGCGCGAGACGCAGGTGGAAACGCCGAACGTCGTCTGGgaggatgtcggcggcctcctcgacgtcaagcgtgagctgcaggagctggtgCAGTATCCCGTCGAGTACCCGTGGAAGTTCGAGAAGTACGGCATGTCGCCACCGAAGGGTGTCCTCTTCTACGGTCCGCCTGGCTGCGGTAAGACCCTGCTGGCCAAGGCGATTGCGACGGAGTGTCAGGCCAACTTCATCTCTATCAAAGGCCCGGAGCTGCTGACAATGTGGTTCGGTGAATCGGAGGCGAATGTACGCGACGTCTTCGACAAGGCCCGGGCTGCCGCCCCTTGCGTGCTTTTTTTTGATGAACTGGACTCCGTCGCTAGGTCCCGCGGCGGCCACGGTGATGGGGGCGCGAGTGACCGCGTGATCAACCAAATCCTGACAGAGATGGACGGTATGAACGTCAAGAAGAATGTCTTCATCATTGGTGCAACAAACCGGCCAGACGTGCTCGACCCTGCGATCATGCGCCCTGGCCGTCTCGACCAACTCATCTACATCCCGCTGCCTGACAAGGCGTCTCGTGTGGCTATTATTAAGGCGAGCTTTCGTAAGTCGCCGCTGGCCTCTGACGTCGATGTGGATCAgattgccgccgccacgcacgGCTTCTCCGGCGCCGACTTGTCGGGTATCTGCCAGCGCGCGTGCAAGATGGCCATCCGCGAGTCCATCAACAAGGAAATTCAACTCGAAGAGTTGAAGAAGAGCGGACAGTTGGACGAGAATGCCAATATCGACCCGGTACCGGAGATTACGCGTGTTcacgtggaggaggcgatgcgcGGAGCCCGCCGCTCCGTCTCTGAGGCGGATATTCGGCGCTACGATATGTTCAAGACCTCCTTGCAGCAGAGCCGCGTCTTCGGTGGTAGTAACCTGACCCCAGCGGAGGCCGTTGCACCGGCTGGCGGCAGAGCCCCGCAGCCCGTagctgacgacgacgacctcTACAGCtaa
- a CDS encoding transmembrane amino acid transporter, putative (TriTrypDB/GeneDB-style sysID: LpmP.35.1390) — protein MEQDGTVIDVTDAGKRASRADSSGHFCGSVGEESLEYTDVSLNTSLRNGTSSTGGQGDRHYASLYGAAFHIFKANVGAGVFLLPTYYQDAGYLVGGLLVVLLGALMIECTVSLLHVKHRINHVEVKTYPAVVEFVLGDYFKKFVQFSLVFTQFGFCIMFLQYASSMFAAFFNESWAYKVFVGVSTVVVTPMTLISNKLHVLVYASILAGIFVLAVLSGITVVDIERLSRAGIAKGVRAAIPTPRLIVFISGHMFSLEGIGVVLPVENSVAPENRAQFGKVLRYTLVAIVTFYVFFGVLGYAAYGEKLHTSVVLALPPSGVKQTLKVLLGLSLIFGFPIQYVPAIQVMDRAFGVSITSDKKKAFLLRVALNASFGLVAVFVGSDTINIFASFLGSFAGVHLMVTVPSLLALQIDHALNGDKEKYSCREYLLLLFEGPYTIARSQYYVYLLLAVVVWFGGLYYTLVSIFER, from the coding sequence ATGGAGCAGGACGGTACTGTGATCGATGTCACGGATGCCGGAAAGCGTGCAAGCCGCGCCGACTCCTCCGGTCACTTTTGCGGCAGTGTCGGCGAAGAGAGCCTGGAGTACACAGACGTCAGTCTTAACACGTCGCTCAGGAACGGTACCTCCTCGACAGGAGGGCAGGGCGATCGGCACTACGCCTCCCTGTACGGCGCCGCATTTCATATCTTCAAGGCCAACGTTGGCGCAGGGGTGTTTCTCTTGCCCACCTACTACCAAGACGCGGGCTACCTTGTTGGCGGCCTCTTGGTTGTGCTGCTGGGCGCACTCATGATCGAATGCACCGTTTCGTTGCTGCACGTGAAGCACCGCATCAACCACGTTGAGGTGAAGACGTACCCTGCAGTTGTCGAGTTTGTTCTGGGGGACTACTTTAAAAAATTCGTGCAATTTTCCCTCGTTTTCACGCAGTTTGGATTTTGCATTATGTTCCTGCAGTACGCCTCGTCCATGTTTGCGGCATTCTTCAACGAGAGTTGGGCGTACAAAGTATTTGTCGGCGTGAGCACCGTCGTCGTGACCCCGATGACCCTCATCTCAAACAAGTTGCACGTTCTCGTCTACGCGTCAATACTAGCCGGCATTTTTGTGCTCGCTGTGCTGTCAGGGATAACTGTCGTGGATATCGAGAGGCTGTCGCGCGCCGGCATTGCCAAAGGTGTGAGGGCGGCTATTCCGACACCCCGGCTCATTGTATTTATCTCGGGACACATGTTTTCGCTGGAGGGCATTGGTGTGGTTCTCCCTGTCGAAAACAGCGTTGCACCAGAGAATCGCGCCCAGTTTGGTAAGGTACTGCGCTATACCCTTGTGGCCATCGTCACATTCTACGTTTTTTTCGGGGTGCTCGGCTACGCGGCCTACGGGGAGAAACTGCACACTTCCGTCGTGCTGGCACTGCCGCCGAGTGGTGTGAAGCAGACTctgaaggtgctgctgggaCTCAGTCTCATTTTCGGCTTTCCCATCCAGTATGTCCCTGCTATCCAGGTTATGGACAGGGCGTTTGGTGTGAGCATCACCAGTGACAAGAAGAAGGCATTTCTTTTACGTGTGGCGCTCAACGCCTCTTTTGGACTTGTGGCGGTCTTTGTCGGCAGTGACACCATCAACATTTTTGCCAGCTTTCTCGGCTCCTTTGCAGGGGTACATCTCATGGTGACGgtgccctcgctgcttgcTCTGCAGATCGACCACGCGCTGAATGGAGACAAGGAGAAGTATAGCTGCAGGGAGTACCTCCTGCTGTTATTCGAGGGTCCTTACACGATCGCTCGATCCCAATACTACGTCTACCTACTCTTAGCAGTTGTAGTCTGGTTTGGTGGTCTGTACTACACCTTGGTCTCCATCTTCGAGAGGTAG